The following coding sequences are from one Danaus plexippus chromosome 13 unlocalized genomic scaffold, MEX_DaPlex mxdp_15, whole genome shotgun sequence window:
- the LOC116770393 gene encoding partner of Y14 and mago, whose protein sequence is MATTAYQHDADGAKFIPATQRPDGTWRKPRRIKDGYVPQEEVPLYESKGKQFKARQSTGLPVGLPPEIAAEAKKSKKGVIQPIPGMIINVEKKKKKKKTGVDEAAEKLSKLTTCEIIEPSFKTAPSTTTDPAKRLKNLKKKLRDIETLEEKIKSGSLKNPDKEQKEKITKKSEIVKEIELLEKNCG, encoded by the exons atggcGACAACTGCATATCAACATGACGCTGATG GGGCTAAATTTATACCTGCTACACAGCGCCCCGATGGAACTTGGAGAAAACCTAGACGCATAAAAGATGGTTATGTGCCTCAAGAAGAAGTGCCTCTGTATGAGAGTAAAGGCAAGCAATTCAAAGCTCGGCAGAGCACAGGTCTCCCAGTTGGTCTTCCTCCAGAAATAGCCGCTGAAGCCAAAAAGTCCAAAAAAGGTGTCATACAACCAATACCTGGCATGATTattaatgttgaaaaaaagaagaaaaaaaagaagacAG gtgTAGATGAAGCCGCTGAGAAACTTTCAAAACTTACAACATGCGAGATAATAGAACCCAGCTTCAAGACAGCCCCGAGTACGACCACCGACCCTGCTAAAAGACTCAAGAACTTAAAAAAGAAACTGAGGGATATAGAAACACTGGAAGAGAAAATCAAATCTGGTTCCCTTAAAAATCCTGACAAAGAacagaaagaaaaaattactaagAAAAGTGAAATTGTCAAAGAAATAGAGTTATTAGAGAAAAATTGCGGATGA